Proteins encoded in a region of the Canis lupus familiaris isolate Mischka breed German Shepherd chromosome 1, alternate assembly UU_Cfam_GSD_1.0, whole genome shotgun sequence genome:
- the LOC119875938 gene encoding UL16-binding protein 1-like produces the protein MGSCSNAPVRAQICPGSLASARRAETAGRVISTEHESVPVEPARSRTCAPAQSPGAPAGSPAPLGPRAPRSPGWGVRRPGKPLPASPSIRRRFVPFGLLVLLYWPRGGASGQATGATSLFCEFSVKPQSSAGRPWCEVRGYVKRNLFLSYNCQSKELTLVGPMRTRMNDTGFRETQKETLNDLMEELQKKVRDIKAEIYPKNGSLDLHGEMKCVRGASRYTSASWKFAFNGQITHLFDSENGKWTVLQPAGRQFQGTLDSDRDVTNFLTKVSNGDCKSWMEYIMNHWDEKLETTVPQSRPQDMAPSGASGSAPSTWIFLLFLYCAILLGIHVGVL, from the exons ATGGGCTCCTGCAGCAACGCGCCAGTCCGCGCTCAAATCTGCCCTGGCAGCCTGGCCTCCGCGCGCAGGGCAGAGACCGCTGGAAGAGTCATTAGCACTGAGCACGAGTCCGTCCCGGTGGAGCCTGCAAGGAGCAGGACCTGTGCTCCGGCGCAAAGCCCTGGGGCGCCCGCGGGCAGCCCGGCCCCGCTCGGCCCCCGAGCCCCGCGCAGCCCCGGCTGGGGAGTGCGCCGGCCCGGGAAGCCGCTCCCTGCGTCCCCCAGCATCCGGCGGCGCTTTGTGCCCTTCGGGCTCCTGGTCCTGCTGTACTGGCCCCGCGGGGGGGCGTCAGGCCAGGCGACAG GTGCTACTTCTCTTTTTTGTGAATTCTCCGTCAAACCTCAGTCCAGTGCTGGACGACCATGGTGTGAGGTTCGAGGCTATGTCAAAAGAAACCTGTTTCTTTCCTACAACTGTCAGAGCAAGGAGCTCACACTTGTTGGTCCTATGAGGACGAGGATGAATGATACAGGGTttagggagacacagaaagaaactCTGAATGACCTGATGGAAGAGCTCCAAAAGAAAGTGCGTGACATCAAAGCAGAGATTTACCCTAAGAATG GTTCTCTCGACCTGCATGGTGAGATGAAGTGTGTTCGTGGGGCCAGCAGATACACCAGTGCATCCTGGAAGTTTGCCTTCAATGGGCAGATAACCCACCTCTTTGACTCAGAGAATGGAAAGTGGACAGTGCTTCAACCTGCAGGCCGACAGTTTCAGGGAACATTGGACAGTGACAGAGATGTGACCAACTTCCTCACGAAGGTCTCCAATGGAGATTGTAAGAGCTGGATGGAATACATAATGAACCACTGGGATGAGAAGCTGGAGACAACAG tgCCACAAAGCAGGCCTCAAGACATGGCCCCATCCGGGGCCTCGGGCAGCGCACCCAGCACCTGGATCTTCCTCCTGTTCCTCTACTGTGCCATCCTCCTTGGCATCCATGTCGGGGTCCTTTAA